In the genome of Equus caballus isolate H_3958 breed thoroughbred chromosome 3, TB-T2T, whole genome shotgun sequence, the window CAGAATGTTGGTTAATTCATAAACTTCAGAGCAAAGGATAATCCCATTACTTAAATGGCATATATTCTTGCCAGCAATATTTACTGGGAACCTACTATATGCTAGCTCTGTGTTGGGCAATAAGGAGATAAAATCGATGAGATATAATCCCTGTCTAAAGCAGCTCATACTCAAATGACACTAATGCATGAATACATCATTCTAAAACAACCGTTCTCAAACAAGGGCAATTTAGACCCCCAAGGGATCATGCCCCACTGTGGCATTTTGTTTATCATCATTGTTGGGGGTGGGacggtgctactggcatctagtatgTACAGGCCAGGGATCCTATGATGCACAGGACGGCCACCCACAAAAACAATTAGCCATACCAATGTGTCAATAgtaccaaggttgagaaaccctgtaaTAAACAATGCCGaaggacatatatatataaatatatatatatatatatatatatgaagagagagagagacatatgtatatacctagagatacatatgtatatgcacacatggagaatattgttattattattatttatattaataataatattattggggcctgcctggtggcatagtggttaagttgcgcGCTTGGCTTCAGTGGCGGGGTTTGCAGTTTcggattccaggcatggacctagtaccacttgtcaagccatgctgaggtggcatcccacataaaatagaggaatactggcacagatgttagctcagtgacaatctttttcacacacacacacaaataataataatattactattaatattattattttcttatggaAGCGTCAAGAAAGTCATAACTAATTCAGTTTGGGGGCAGGAGAATTGTTAGAGAAGACATTGCAATGGAGGTAATGACTGATTTAAATCTTACAAGATGAATAGGAGTTTAAATAAATGACACAAAACAGTTTAAGGAAAgggaagaacaggagaaaatatttgataccACTGGAACACAATGTAGAAGAAATTTGAGATCTAGTAACACGATTTGATACTTAAATACAGCTGCTAACTAATACATCATCTCTCTTTGGCAGGCTGTGGGACACGAAGgagtaaaactacaaaacaggGTCTCAGGATCGTCGGTGGGACAGAGGTAGAAGAGGGTGAATGGCCGTGGCAAGCCAGCCTGCAATGGGATGGGATCCATCGCTGCGGAGCAGCTTTAATTAATGACACGTGGCTTGTGGGTGCTGCTCACTGCTTTAGAGTGTAAGTCCTGAACCTTGAGAACGGTTGGGGGTAAGCAATGTGCACCAGGGCTTGGCAGGAAGGAAAATTCTTACACCTTAATAAGAGGTTTTATAGTCTGGAAATGGCATCAATGTACATGTAGCTAAGTCATCCATTGATAAATACACAATAATTTCTCAAAGGAAACAGGAATTTTAAAGTCATCTTTGGACTTTGAGCTTGATATCAAAGAGAAGAGCCATATCTCTCTGCTGTGTCTTTATCAGAGAAAGTGGCTAGATGGATTGTAGGTTTGACCCTGATGTGGAAATTCCACATGGTAAGAAAgcattaaatataaagaaatttggTAGTAACAAATTATACGACTGAAAAGGTCGACTAGTTATAGTCCAAGGATGGAGACCTTTTGACCCTGTGCGGACTGGCTACAGCATACAGAATAGTAATGCTTTGTTAAATTATTGTGTCGCCTTTTTGGTTTTCAGACAAATGTTCCTGTTTTAGGGTAGGCGATATGGTGCACATAGAATACATTTAGTTTTCTCATTCTATACAGGATATGCTTTCCGTATGTCCCTTGGAGTTACTGATGCCCCCAAATCTCAAAAGGCCCTAGGATCTGGAGTGGGTGACTTGGCATGCAGAGTGGCATGTATATCCTAAGAAACACACCACTCTGGCATTTCCACCGCATCTGACCCCTGATCCTGATTCTCAGATTGGAAAGTTTGTTTCTATACataaaaactataattttaaaaagaaaacttattttgACACCGGGAAACTAAATAGTTTAACATAAATCATTATATTGATAACATAGTGAAGTGAAATTTCTTCTTCATGCTTTCCCCCCAGATATAAGGACCCAGCCAGATGGACTGCTTCCTTTGGAGTAACAATAAAGCCTCCGAAAATGCAACGAGGACTCCGGAGGATAATTGTCCATGAAGAATACAAATATCCATCACATGACTATGATATTTCAGTTGCAGAGCTGTCTAGCCCTGTTCCCTACACAAATGCTGTGCACAGAGTTTGTCTCCCTGATGCATCCCACAAGTTTAACCCAGGTGATGAGATGTTTGTGACAGGATTTGGAGCACTGCaaagtgatggtgagcatctcaagaaaaactaaaatcataGTAATCTAGTTTGGTATTCTGAGACATTTAAAGAATGGGTGTCATTATGCCAAAATATGTTGGTGAGTTGGTCATGTGGACCTGGGCCAAGTCAAGCCTTACTTGTGAACTAAGTCATTTAGAAGACACATAAATTCCTTCACACCTTAGGTTACTATCAAGTGCATCACTCCTACTGTAGTAATGGTGCTTGGTAAGGTGTCTGAAAGAGTAAATATGTCTGAACTTTTTACTAGGGAATTAACTACGTAAGAGATTAAGGATTATTAATATACCAAATTGTGAATACCAGCGAATCATAAAGCCACCATTCCCCTCTTCTGAAATTACCTTCTAAGCTTATTAATGTAATGGAAATTACTTAAAGAACTTGAGGTTCTTTCCTAGGCACCTAGCTTTTcattgaaaataggaaagaattcttttcccaaatattactgtatctgaaaaaatatatatcctaaGATTCTATATCACCTTCTTATCCACTAGTTGTGAAAGACTTTCTTCAGGTTTAtagaatatatgtatatctacAAATATAAAGACAATTTTTTCCCTTTAGGTAACAGTCAAAATCATCTTCGGCAAGTAAAGGTGGATTTCATAGACACTAAAACCTGTAATGAGCCTCAAGCTTACAATAATGCCATAACTCCTAGAATGTTATGTGCTGGCTCCTTGCAAGGAAAAAGAGATGCATGCCAGGTAAGTGATTTGACCTATTAGTATGCTGCATAATTTTTCTtcaccttttattttgaaataattatagatttgcAGAAAGTTGTAGACAGTACAGAGGGGTCTtatgtacccttcacccagtgtTCCCCAATGGTGACATATCACATAACTATAGTATGATATAAAAGCTAGGAAGTGGACATCGATACAACGTGTGCTTCTAGTTCTATGGCATTTTGTCACATGTGcagattcatgtaaccaccactgcAGTGGGGAACTGTTTCATCAACACACAGGTGTACCTTCATAGTAACCCCACTTCCTTCCTCCATCGCTGTCTCATCACTAACACCTGGCAATCGGtaatctcttctccatctctaaaattttgtaatttctagagtgttatataaatagaatcatgtggTAACtgtttttagaattccattttgatttctctatTAGCGCTTTTGACTAGAGTATCCCTTTGTAGAAAAATTTTCAGAGGTCCCTGAggttctgttccttttttcttttccactcctttctctctgttgtttagattgggtaatttctatcattctattttcaagttcagtgatttttaattctgtcatctccattcttcTGTTAAGCCCATccagcaagttttttttttttaattttgattattgtatttttcagttctaagatttcaatttgagtcttctttataTCTGctatttctttcctgaaacttcttttttcatttgtttcaagcatggTTGTAATTGCTCTTTAAGACATTTTtgtgatggctgctttaaaatccttgtcaggtcacaccaacatctgtgtcatctcagCAGCGGTATCTGTTAATTGCCTTTCTCATTCAAGTCAAGATTTTCCCGGTTCTTGGTGTGATGAGGGGTTTTCAGATGTATTCCGGACATTTTGAGTATTATGTTACGAgtctctggatcttatttaaatcttctgctTTAGCAGGCTTCCTCCGACATGACACTGGAGAAGGTAGGGAGGTGCCACCTCCTTCCACACTCATCCACTTTTGGTACCTGGCAGGGGATCAGTGCCTCATTACTGCTGGTTGGAGGTGGAATTTCAGGCTCCCCACTAGGCCTCCCCTGATGCCACTCTGGCAACTAGAGTTGCTGCTGGGAACACCTTGTTATTGCTCCTCTTGTGGCCTCCACTGAGACCATGGGGCTATGGCCTCAATACTGCTTGGCAGTGGTGCCATTCCTGACTCTCCACAAGATCTCCTTTGCTATCACCCTATGGGAGAGAGAGTTATGCCTCATTAAAATGGGTGGTAGTCCCTATTCCCCAGCTGATCACCACAGGGAAGGATGAGGAGAGTTTCGTTACCACGTGGCAAGGATGAAAGTTTGGCTTCCCACTCAGTCTTCTCTGACACCAGTCTGGCAGGAGATTGGGCCTCATTACAGCCTGGTAATAGTGGAAGTCTAAGCTCCTCACTTGGCCTTTGCTGATGGGGGTTAGGGAAGAACCACAGTTTTTCTATGTTTGGCGGGAGTGGAGAAGATGCTGTCtgaaagttttctgttttcctagGTTGCCCTCTTTCTGGTTCTTTGGTTAGAAAGAGAAggctattctttctttttttgtgtggtaaggaagattggccctgagctaacatctgtgccaggcttcctctattttgtatgtgggtcaccactacagcatggcttgatgaacagtgtagGTTCATACCCGGTATCGAAACCTActaacctgggctgctgaagtggagcatgctggatctaaccactgtgcaaccaggtTGGCCCACAGAAGGCTGTTCTTGAGCCTTCTTTTTAGCTTCACCTGTTGCCAGGTTGCGAGGTTGCTGGTTTCTTCATCTCCAAGTCCAGGATATCTTTTagaatctttttatatttattttatttctaatgcttagagttttccttttttttttctctttttttaagctgCATTTGGCTtgagcaaaaagaataaataaatctattCCATTTCAGTCAGAGCATAGGCATCTTTTTGAACTGTGATTTTGCTTTCCAGTACATAGGCTAGCACTGTCAACTTTGTGCCTTTGCCAGATATGACAGCTATGACCTCTATGTCTTCATCCACTTTGCTGATAAAATCTTAGAGGGGGTTGATAACCGATTCCTTGGGTATGTCCCTAAACAtccctataatttttcttttgtgatttgacaGACTTTCTGTTTAGTGCTCTCTAAGCCCCATATTGGTCTTTAAAATTTCATGCTATTCTGTATGCTTACCAATCTGGATCCATAGAGTGGTATGCCAttcatttctaagttttttttgttttgttttttgttttttgcaatttttcatgctttttctcACATATGCAGTGAACCTGTTGTCTTTGGGTCCACTTTCCTGAATCCACAACTGGCCGCACCATAGTCCTTTCCCAACTTTTACCTCTGGATTGGTCACTTTAGCATTGTTCAGTAGGCTACACTGGACTCTTTCACCCAGCTGACATTTCTTCACACTTCTGACAAATGCTCAAGATTGAACTTACTTCACTGTGTTTCTTTTTGTGTTCTGAGGCCCTGACTGTTTGTGGAGGAAGACATGGAACAACAGAGATTGGTCCCATTacaaaattttacagaaaattcAAGTTGATTCCATAAATAAATCTACCAGAACAAAAACAACTTAGTAAAAGATTCATTTGATCCTCATTATTTGTAGATTCTGTACTTGCAAATTCGCATACTTGCTAAAATTTGTTTGTGAACCCAAAATCAATATACAAGATGCTTTCCTGATCATTCATGAACCTGAGCAGAGTGGCAAAAAATGAGTCACTCAAATGCATACACTCTCACCTGTGGTTGAAAAACGTGAGGCTGGGCTTTCTTGTTTCATCTTTCATACCAAAAAGGACTTGTGTCCTTTTCGTGGTTTATTTAATGccacattttccacatttttgtgggttttattggtgattttgctgtttcaAGTAGTACCTAAGTGTAGTGCTGAAGTgaagtgcaagaaggctgtgagGTGCTCTATGGAGAAAACGTGTGTTAGATAAGCatcattcaggcatgagttacGGCACTGTTGGCAGTGATTTCAATGTTAATGAACcaataatacatattaaataatgtctttaaacagaaacacacaaaatgTGGTTATGTGTTGAACAGTTGATGAAAATCTGACCAGAAGCTCATGGAAATCTAATTGTGTTTCCCCTAGGAACAATGATTCAGTATTCGCTAAGTGTTTGCAGCAACTTCTCAGAACataactactgtgaataatgagaatcaactgtcttttatcttctttgaCAGTCGTAGAATCATTGTTTAGATATTCTACATCTCTCATCTTAAACCCTTTCATTCTACTTGCCTTCAATTTTACTAAAACTATTGAAAACATCTTATGCTTTGACATTTGTGATCATCATTTATGATTTTCATTCAAATATCTTGGCCTCTCTTTACAGTAACTTCCTCCTACAAGTTTCAGAGCTATAGCTGTATGCCTctttagtcttttatttttaagtttttattacagaaaatttccaGTGTATGCCAAAGTAGAGATAACTGTATAATGAACCCCCATATACTCATCATCCAACTTCAACAATTGTCAACTCATCAACAATCTTATTTCATCCCTATATACCCTAACATAATCCCCTtaaccctcccctccccaccctaaattgcagatatattttgaagtaaatcctAGGTGTCATATAATTTCATCTGAAAATATGTCCCCTATTACAATGCCATTTTGATGCTGGTATTAGAGGTGAATATCCTTTACAaatttggagaaataaagaagaggaaTCAAAGTGAGCCCTGTTATTACAATACCCTGCTTTCCTATCATTGAAGGGACCCAGaacccatttttttttctcttttatgtttagCCTCCACAATTTTTGTCACTTGACTGGCTTCATACATTTTTTTACATCTCAAAAATCATCCTTAACctcatatgtaaaaatatttacttagatCTCCTAGTCTTTCCTACCTCAATGACATTTGGCCACCCattgtttcttaaaatatgatCCTTCTCTGAATTCTAGGATCCTGAAATATGCTGAtttcctgtctcctcctctaAGCACTCAGTTCTGGTTCCTCCTTTtggttcctctttctctctctccctaagCCTGGTTATGCCTCAAGACTCAGGTCTAACATGAAATTTTTCTCTGCTCTCTATATATTCACTCAAGAAGCTATCTTTTCTCTGAACTCAGCTGTCAGTTTAATGACTTCCAAATCTATTGTCTCCAAAATTAACATCTTGTCCATATTTAGTCTCACATTTTCACCTATTTTAAAACcatttctatttatatattttaaggcaTTAGTATAAGACTAAAATTTTTATATGTGCCATCTCAAACTCAACAGTCATCATGAAATGTTAACTAGTTTTCTATTGTCAAGTTTCTCATTTATGCTGTTGGGTTTCACCAGCCTTAGAGTCTTTTTTTACTCTTGTATCTTCTTCCTGTGTAATCAATTAAGTTCTAGAATATCTTTACCATATCTTctagatttctctcttttgtctccATTCTTTCCGTTAACATGTTAATctattccttcattccttcacaTCTTGATCAATACAGTTGCTTCCTGGTTTGGcttcttctaattttaaaagtttctgttAGTGCATTCCTGAATAAACTTTTATGTTCTGTTTATCACCAAATCACTCACTAAGAATAACAAGATGTACGGGGAAAATGGGTTAGAAACAGACCAACAGACCCTTCAAAAGCTATGCAACACTATAACCAGAGAATgaacaagaaataataataattgtacctTGAAAAATAAGTTGGACAGTGTAGGCAGGCAGAATGCACAAGGGTGGCTGGTGGCTGATTTAGGGGAtgttaaaaatacacagaaacaaTAGAGTGAAAATACCAGCTTGCTGGGGCTGAGACAATGCCTATGGGAGTTTAGCCCTGAGCAGACGAGAAAGTACAAAGTGCCAGAACCAAAGAACTAAGTGAGGCTAGGTTGTGCCTCTTTGGTGGGGGAGTCCTGGACAGGTACTCATTTAACTCTTTCTTAAAATAGATCCCCAAAGACTTCTGCCTGTGTATTAGCTGAGTTgaaagctttttccttttcttctgaagAGTATAATTCTACTCCTGTTATTCTGGCTTCCTTGCCTAAGACAAAACACGTATAAAGCATCATAACTTCCATTTTATATTGACGTAACTCCCCTATTCACCAATCACGTGTGAGCTAACTAGTGTTAGCAGAACAGACCATATCTTTCTCCATTTGATACTTGAGGGACTCACCTTATTTTTCAGCTTGTAATGGCTGTTAGATACACTGCCATCTTTTTCCTTTGATTGCTTTATTTTTAGACTCTTTCACTCCTGTCTCTTAAATGGATTTAAGCTTCGTTGTCTCTGgcatcttctatttcttcatcctATCTACACTACTTTCATATAGGCTTGGGTTTCAATTATCAAAATGCTTCAGttaggggtcggccccgtggctgagtggttaagttcgtgcactccactgcaggcagcccagggtttcattggtttgaatcctgggcgcggacatggcactgctcatcgagccacgctgaggtggtgtcccacatagcacaactagagggacccacaactaagaatatacaactaggtacctgggggctttggggagaaaaagggaaaaaaataaaatctttaaaaagaaaaaagcttcagTTATTCAAAGAGCTTCATATGGTGCATCTTATTTCTATAACCAGACTGTACACTCCTTAAGGGCAAGGCCCATGTGTTTACACTCTTTTTACATCTCCTATCACATCTGAGGGTGTAAGTAAATACTTATTggttaattgatttaaaaattacaaacacattattttaaattcagttattattactattagttaatatttttacacagacaaaagaaaattcacaagGAAGTTAGTATAATGTAGGGGTAAAAAAGCATGGTCTTCTGCGTTTGATCACTCTGGATTCAAATTCAATTCTGCCGCTGCACAGCATGTGACATCAGGCAAATTATGTAATTTCTATGAGTTTCGGTTTCCTTCTTgctaaaatggagaaaatgaagccCAACTCCATGTTTTGTTACCAGAATTACACAAGTTAATGAGATAATATGTTAATTAAGAGCTTCACAGAGTGCTCAGCACTTAATGGGTGGACCCCAAGATTTTGAGAAAAGATCAGCCAGTACCTTTTTTTATGACCCGTATAAAGAAACAGCCCTCTGGAATTTATAGGCATAAACAATCAGAATTTGTGGTTTTGTATATGTATTTACTAAGTTCTGTTTTGTGCCAGGctctatgctaagcactttacattcaCTGTCTTACATAATCTTCAAAATTATCATCAGGCGTAGGTATTATTAGGAGCAttacaaataagtaaattaaagGTCTTAGCCAGCTTGGAAGGGCCAGACTTGAGACGTAAACCTGGGTGTCCGACTCTAATGTTTGTGCTTTTTATCAGTAATAGACTCTTCACCCTTCTTTGGGGAGCTATGTCACACTGATAAAGAGCAGGAGAGTTGTTTTGTCAGATGTACTAGATAAGTTAAGAGTACTGTTCTCCAAGGACATGGAACCTTTAATCTCAGTGTGCTGAACCCTGAGGCTAAGCCAATTTTCCCAGAGGTGGAGCTCCTCCTTTATGTGAATTACTGACTTAGACAGTAGGAATCACTTCTGCATTTAAGCACACTGAAGACTTTTGAAGATGGCCCTTTCATTAAACTCATTAGAAAAGTAGCAAATTCCACTGTAATGAACTGAATTATTAATCACTAATATCTCCCTTCTCCTTTAGGGTGACTCCGGAGGACCACTGGTTAGTTCAGATGCTAGAGATATCTGGTACCTTGCTGGCATAGTGAGCTGGGGAGACGAATGCGGGCAACCCAATAAGCCTGGTGTTTATACTAACGTGGCTGCCTTCCGGGACTGGATTGCTTCCAAAACTGGCGTCTAAGAGAGAAAAACCCATAGAATGGAATGCATTTTTGTGCATAAGCCATTCTTAGAAATAGAATTGCAGAAGAAGCCTTGCAGGTCACCCAGATCTGACGGATCTAACTCAACTGTCTACTTGATGCATATACTTCTTTTCTAGCTCTCCTTCACACTGGGCATCCTGCTTCTGCCAGATGGATTCTGTCCCAACTTGCATTCATTTGTTTCATAGAAGTTTTCTGTCCTCGAAATTTTGGCTTGTTGACATAAATTTCTCATGCGTAAACACAATCTGAAGTGAtcccttccttcatttcctcagCTGCTCTCATCTCAGAAAATTTCTACTTTCAAGGTGCAGGacaaagagtgaaaagaaatataaaaatgaaagaactacATTTTAATGTACAGAAAattatcaggtttttttttttcttaatgaaatgtGGAAAATGATCCTATTTATTATGAAAGGTCAAGTAAGCAGACAGTAAAATACCAAACACTTCATGATGGAGAAAGAATGGGAACTAAgttaagaaaatacagagaaaccaAGAAATAGCTGTATTTTCCTTTCCAGCAAACAACTACAGAGAGAAACGTGGGGAAGATTCTATTTTCTTGTGGACTATGATAATTATACAAACTTATATAATGTACTTGTTCTGACTAAGTTAAagcaaacaatatttatttaacattgcACTGCTGAGGATATCGATATataataaagaacaaataaatcatCCATTTGCTTGACATTATAATATGATAGCCCATGAAGGATGGGGAAGATGGGGAAAATGTCACTAATTAATTTAttgcaaattcttttttctgGGGCTAGAACGAAAATTCATTTAAGAACCATCAACATACCTCATGTGTTAAGATTTTTGTGTGGTTGAATGGGAGGGAATGAAGGGAGAACCAGTCCAGACTATGAATGAAATGGGATTATCACCAAGTGCTTGCGTGTTTGTATTTAAAGCTTTCCCAAACTGCAAAACCTTGGGGGAATAAGGTCGAGGTGTTAGTGTGTAGCTGTAGTCGTGCAAATGAAGCTAGAGCTCAGACCTCCATTTTGAGAAGATTgcactccccacccccgcccgcaCGGGGGCGTTTCCCTCCCGGTATGGGACCAAGGGTCTCCTAGACGCCTCTAATGTTTACCTCAAatgattgttgtaaggattaaaatgagataatgtttgaAAGTGCTTACTCAGCATAGGGAAGTCGTCGTAGGGAATTTATTCTGGAAGCTGTCTCCCTGCAACATCTAGTATGGCACTGAATTGCTAATTGCTTGGATACAAAACTGAAGAGTAAAGGCCTAATATCAGCCACCTTCATAATTTTAGTGTTGGTCTATTACTTTTGAGCTGTTCAAGACACAGCATGCAAGTGATCCATCCAGGCCATTATGGAGTTAGGA includes:
- the TMPRSS11E gene encoding transmembrane protease serine 11E, with translation MYRPAVVRARKRTCLEPWVIGLITFISLIVLAVCIGLIVHYVRYNQRKTYNYYSTLSFTSDKLYDDFGKEASTNFMEMSQKIESMVKNAFHKSSLREDFFKSQIIKFSQEEHGVFAHMLLIFRFRSTEDPEAINKIIQRVLHQKLQDAVGPPKLNPESVEIKKINNTETDNFLNNCCGTRRSKTTKQGLRIVGGTEVEEGEWPWQASLQWDGIHRCGAALINDTWLVGAAHCFRVYKDPARWTASFGVTIKPPKMQRGLRRIIVHEEYKYPSHDYDISVAELSSPVPYTNAVHRVCLPDASHKFNPGDEMFVTGFGALQSDGNSQNHLRQVKVDFIDTKTCNEPQAYNNAITPRMLCAGSLQGKRDACQGDSGGPLVSSDARDIWYLAGIVSWGDECGQPNKPGVYTNVAAFRDWIASKTGV